Proteins from a genomic interval of Euwallacea fornicatus isolate EFF26 chromosome 1, ASM4011564v1, whole genome shotgun sequence:
- the Hsc20 gene encoding co-chaperone protein HscB homolog, with protein MYLFNKLRYLSPILQSSSFERFHTLKTLIKPFTITSYKNASQRFNQNVCWKCGLERKNAANVFCEECNVIQNPQETHNYFKVFNLEERFNLDTKELKDKYRKLQSYLHPDKFSTKSNEEKEISANYSSLVNKAYNSLQVPLRRAEHLLDLKGNSLEEGQTVDDPEFLMVMMELNEELENTNDVEQLKKLEVKNRNQLEKITKNIDECFRNNDLKQAKHYVIKMKYYSSLGNRINALMRELGVID; from the coding sequence ATGTATCTCTTTAATAAGCTAAGATATCTTTCCCCAATTTTGCAATCCAGCTCTTTCGAACGTTTTCACACTCTCAAAACCTTAATTAAACCATTTACTATAACATCCTATAAGAATGCATCTCAAAGATTCAACCAGAATGTGTGCTGGAAATGCGGCCTGGAGAGGAAAAACGCAGCGAACGTCTTCTGCGAAGAATGCAATGTGATCCAAAACCCCCAAGAAACTCACAATTACTtcaaagtgtttaatttggaAGAGAGATTTAATCTAGACACTAAAGAACTGAAGGACAAGTATCGAAAATTGCAAAGCTATTTACATCCAGACAAATTCAGCACTAAGAGCAATGAAGAGAAGGAAATTTCGGCGAATTATTCTTCATTAGTCAACAAAGCTTATAATAGCTTGCAGGTCCCATTAAGGCGTGCAGAGCATTTGCTTGATTTGAAAGGGAATTCCCTAGAAGAAGGACAAACTGTTGATGATCCAGAGTTCTTAATGGTAATGATGGAGCTCAATGAGGAGCTGGAAAATACTAATGATGTGGAGCAGCTTAAAAAACTTGAAGTAAAAAATCGCAaccaattggaaaaaattactaaaaatataGATGAGTGTTTCAGAAATAATGACTTAAAGCAGGCAAAACATtatgtaattaaaatgaagTATTATTCGAGTTTAGGAAATAGGATAAATGCACTAATGCGTGAACTAGGTGTTATAGATTAA
- the bisc gene encoding TM2 domain-containing protein CG10795 yields MFRLVIVTFFCASLLPTNNGEGTTVEMIPGKFIDCSTLRMGQFLCPDPSYDLVDPKTQQIRGCTKENKAKINCLAVEGLTCQETYNRTFTKEVSCKWTNGYSFETSLLLSIFLGMFGIDRFYLGYPAIGLAKFCTLGFMFLGQLVDIILISTQVVGPQDGSAYVMPFYGPGVEVIYSDNSTYRLRQDNW; encoded by the exons atgtttagaCTAGttattgtaacttttttttgtgcctCCTTGCTCCCTACTAACAATGGGGAAGGTACCACGGTAGAAATGATACCtggaaaatttattgactGTAGCACATTACGCATGGGCCAGTTTTTATGTCCAGATCCTTCATATGATCTAGTGGACCCTAAAACTCAGCAAATTCGAGGTTGcaccaaagaaaataaagcaaaaa TTAATTGCCTAGCAGTGGAAGGCCTTACTTGCCAAGAAACCTATAATCGAACCTTCACAAAAGAAGTTTCCTGTAAATGGAC TAATGGCTACTCATTTGAAACTTCTTTGCTGCTTTCAATCTTTCTGGGAATGTTCGGCATTGATAGGTTTTATTTAGGTTATCCAGCCATAggtttggccaaattttgcaCTTTGGGTTTCATGTTTCTGGGCCAACTTGTTGacatcattttaatttctaccCAGGTAGTAGGGCCTCAAGATGGGTCTGCCTATGTGATGCCCTTTTATGGGCCTGGAGTGGAGGTGATTTACAGTGATAATTCCACTTATAGATTAAGACAAGATAATTGGTAG
- the PolI gene encoding DNA polymerase iota, translated as MSDHSRTIIHLDIDCFYAQVEMVKNPALKHQPLGIQQKTIVVTSNYVARQFGIKKCMPIPEAKKLCPDLVLVKGEDLYEYRQVSQQVTDLLSQYSQFVERLGLDENFVDISELVAKRMGDADYSNLEGFVYGDVNSFDCDCGCHERLVIGSVIAQQMRNSVLEKLQLTTCAGIAHNKILAKIVGSLHKPNKQTVIFPNSAPELMISLGNVGKIPWVGHATKELLLSIDITTVAELQNCSKSQLEKVFGKEKAENILNLSFGTDESLVKLKEKPQSYGLEDSGKPLVTEQQVKEKFKEFSKRLLKLLIEDGRVPKVIKVSLRRHNPALPMGDPKETRQCLFNVDLSNETQIVAMAMSLFWKAVDKKQPFKIGVLGLGFSKLVEKPSGKRTLFEFLHGNNADRATKSDKLQESSHSFQTNCQCPPGVDKGVFAELPLEVQQELWDDYKRKEDGLKDAKKAKKSGTLLNFVVRGKMQ; from the coding sequence ATGAGCGATCACTCAAGAACCATAATCCACCTAGACATAGATTGCTTCTATGCTCAAGTGGAAATGGTCAAAAACCCAGCTCTGAAACACCAACCTCTGGGAATTCAACAAAAGACCATAGTGGTTACTAGCAACTATGTCGCGCGACAGTTTGGCATCAAAAAGTGTATGCCCATCCCTGAAGCCAAGAAATTATGCCCCGATTTGGTGCTTGTTAAAGGTGAAGACTTGTATGAATACCGGCAAGTGTCCCAACAGGTGACTGATCTTTTGAGTCAGTACTCCCAGTTTGTAGAACGTTTAGGTCTGGATGAGAACTTTGTTGATATTTCTGAATTAGTTGCAAAGAGAATGGGAGATGCTGATTATTCAAATCTTGAGGGATTTGTATATGGGGATGTAAATAGTTTTGACTGTGATTGTGGATGCCATGAGCGGCTTGTTATTGGGTCAGTAATAGCTCAGCAAATGCGAAATTCTGTGTTAGAAAAACTGCAACTAACTACATGTGCTGGAATAGCCCATAACAAAATTTTGGCCAAGATTGTTGGTTCCCTTCATAAACCAAATAAGCaaactgtaatttttccaaatagtGCGCCTGAGCTTATGATTAGTTTGGGAAATGTGGGCAAAATTCCTTGGGTTGGACATGCCACTAAAGAGCTCTTATTATCCATTGATATAACCACTGTTGCTGAGTTACAAAACTGCAGCAAATCCCAACTAGAAAAAGTATTTGGAAAGGAAAAGGCTGAAAATATACTCAACCTTAGTTTTGGTACTGATGAGAGTctagttaaattaaaagagaaaCCTCAAAGTTATGGTTTAGAGGATTCAGGCAAACCTTTAGTAACTGAGCAGCAAGTGAAAGAGAAATTTAAGGAGTTCTCAAAGCGCCTACTGAAGCTTCTAATAGAGGATGGCAGGGTACCAAAAGTGATAAAAGTCAGCTTACGCAGACATAACCCAGCACTCCCAATGGGGGACCCCAAGGAGACCAGACAGTGTTTGTTCAATGTGGATTTAAGTAATGAAACACAGATAGTTGCAATGGCCATGAGCTTGTTTTGGAAAGCTGTTGATAAGAAACAACCTTTTAAAATTGGAGTGCTAGGTCTAGGGTTTTCAAAGTTAGTTGAGAAGCCTAGTGGCAAGAGGActttatttgagtttttgcaTGGAAATAATGCTGATAGAGCAACAAAGTCTGATAAGCTCCAAGAGTCTTCACACAGCTTTCAGACTAATTGTCAGTGTCCCCCAGGTGTGGATAAAGGTGTATTTGCAGAGTTGCCTTTGGAGGTTCAACAAGAGCTGTGGGATGATTATAAAAGGAAAGAGGATGGTTTAAAAGATGCTAAGAAGGCAAAGAAAAGTGGTACtttgttgaattttgttgTGAGAGGCAAGATGCAATAG
- the LOC136339807 gene encoding uncharacterized protein: MAFQATRHIGPLSSMVFLASRKLQFIYPSFIHQRTDEEDNSPLDTFTSKLVQNKSSKWIRRKALAQSHAAKTSTTDSFSMKNSLNTIQHMDIESINGLFQQAIDYDDWKGLIELTKQCVECDKVPSLAVLLNSVPLCSYNGDKDTIIWIAQLCEKIQPEFLEENSNFEHYIAEAIWVKGNIAKSLKTFEKVYKENVYLRRRIRNILEHLILSSIANHSEASLVSLINFSEMLIRDHNDYFTLGCLWQACILSKWFSDQQIALGFLDKYPGLCRVIENKVSYIVKAALQQHDTEMVYRLIEVLLRLKMDSEVYQAILSLIDYWIQQGDLRQCREIIYWSLQNNVKLPAVYNNEKLVKMFSKDAVDIRLKLSQQEKKKMLPITEYKF, encoded by the exons ATGGCCTTTCAAGCCACAAGACACATAGGACCGTTAAGCTCAATGGTTTTTCTGGCATCAAGAAAGCTACAGTTCATATACCCTTCATTCATACATCAGCGGACCGATGAAGAAGACAATAGCCCATTGGACACCTTCACATCTAAACTTGTACAAAATAAAAGTAGCAAGTGGATAAGACGTAAAGCCTTGGCCCAAAGTCACGCTGCAAAAACCTCAACAACTGACtctttttccatgaaaaactcTCTCAACACAATACAACATATGGATATTGAGAGTATAAATGGCTTATTTCAACAAGCAATTGATTATGACGACTGGAAAGGGTTAATTGAGCTGACGAAACAATGTGTAGAATGTGATAAAGTTCCTTCATTGGCTGTGCTCTTAAATTCAGTCCCTCTATGCTCTTATAATGGTGACAAAGATACAATAATATGGATTGCTCAACTGTGTGAAAAGATTCAACCAGAATTTCTTGAGGAAAACTCCAATTTTGAGCACTATATTGCTGAAGCTATATGGGTTAAGGGAAATATTGCAAAGTCTCTGAAGACTTTTGAGAAAGTTTATAAAGAGAATGTTTACCTGAGGAGGAGGATTAG GAACATTTTAGAACATTTGATTTTAAGCAGTATTGCAAACCACAGTGAAGCAAGTCTTgtctctttaataaatttctcagAGATGCTAATTAGAGACCATAATGATTACTTTACATTGGGCTGCCTGTGGCAGGCTTGTATTCTCAGTAAATGGTTTTCTGACCAACAAATTGCATTAGGCTTTCTTGATAAGTATCCAGGCTTATGCAGGGttatagaaaataaagtttctTATATTGTTAAAGCTGCTCTTCAGCAACATGACACTGAAATGGTCTATCGGTTAATTGAGGTCTTATTGAGGCTCAAGATGGATTCTGAGGTGTATCAGGCAATTTTATCCCTCATTGATTATTGGA TTCAACAAGGGGATTTGAGACAGTGTAGGGAGATTATCTACTGGAGTTTGCAGAATAATGTTAAGCTCCCTGCAGTGTACAACAATGAGAAATTggttaaaatgttttctaaaGACGCCGTGGATATTAGGCTTAAGTTGAGTCAGCAAGAGAAGAAGAAAATGCTGCCTATTACCGAgtataaattttag
- the LOC136339831 gene encoding probable transmembrane reductase CYB561D1 has protein sequence MSSTEKSENLGNLTTNLWRYSCNYLTKFGIAGIVVYSCWIAIINYNYWFSWHIMLCTFGYLPLMAESIMLFNGDELWSKQISRTAKYTVHGVVVTVATLMILVGDALVFHYLQPGYHLYTVHGITGLISLILILLSVPSGLMIKYYREVNPYLSMRLIWVKAIHNLLSLIGYAVGIISLVYAYYTNWFVYYTDYASRLVAVIVTLLAGAWTMNGAIVSLYHQINSIFSN, from the exons ATGAGTTCAacagaaaaaagtgaaaatttggGTAATTTAACCACAAACCTTTGGAGATATTCGTGCAACTATCTTACAAAGTTCGGCATCGCCGGAATTGTAGTGTATTCCTGTTGGATTgccataataaattacaattacTGGTTTTCTTGGCATATCATGTTATGCACCTTCGGA TATCTGCCCCTAATGGCCGAATCCATCATGCTTTTTAACGGCGACGAATTGTGGTCCAAGCAGATATCCAGGACGGCCAAGTACACCGTCCACGGCGTAGTGGTCACTGTTGCCACCCTGATGATCCTCGTCGGTGACGCCCTGGTTTTTCATTACTTGCAACCTGGATATCATTTATACACTGTTCACGGAATTACGG GTTTAATTTCTCTCATATTGATCCTTCTCTCCGTCCCCTCCGGTCTGATGATCAAATACTATCGTGAAGTGAATCCGTATTTGTCGATGCGATTGATTTGGGTTAAAGCGATCCACAATCTCCTGAGCCTCATAGGCTATGCTGTAGGAATTATAAGTTTAGTGTACGCTTACTACACaaattggtttgtttattACACGGATTACGCGTCTAGACTTGTAGCCGTGATAGTGACTCTTTTGGCGGGAGCCTGGACTATGAATGGGGCTATAGTTTCTTTGTATCATCAaattaattcgattttttccaattag
- the LOC136339747 gene encoding probable peptidoglycan muropeptide transporter SLC46 isoform X2 yields MCAEKLKIPKRTFKDKIKRLKEVITVEPLIACYQMALFVSKPALDNLEFEKACKVNLSYDSDICKAILSGNYSQHKSENEEVQRVISTMHSWQQPVQSFTPLILVLFLGSFSDRHKWRKPFLLMPLVGELFGVVGCIMCTIFMTQLPLEIQGISQKIIPSLLGGQTMLVMATTAYIADISSVKMRTLRLGVVQIVISVVLPTVQSFSGILFVKAGYLSVLTVSAVLHFTALLYGALWIKETQKDRSKKFEWCVLVDMFDPEHAKETFKLLLRKKGEENDRLLVWLLVLMAFLQRAAFDGESNVLFLYTQNVFQWTPLEYSYFLTVNSLVALGGHLFGVPLFTKVFHFSDSIILLIAIANKIVTNIFFGLAETPQLFYAGVAVSAVTRMYRTAKKSLATKIVAKNDVGKAQSLLGICDVLAPAAFVPIYNKIIYFKTLNTFPATFFFFSIFLYGVCACFVVAIYIRIFGKKDISIVPPHPENPTIFNEKVIETIHL; encoded by the exons ATGTGTGCGGAAAAGCTGAAAATCCCTAAACGCACTTTTAAGGACAAAATCAAACGCCTGAAAGAAGTGATCACCGTGGAGCCTTTGATCGCCTGCTACCAAATGGCTTTGTTTGTTTCAAAACCGGCTTTGGACAATTTGGAGTTTGAAAAAGCGTGCAA GGTCAATCTGAGCTACGATTCGGACATCTGCAAGGCAATACTCAGTGGAAACTACTCGCAGCACAAATCAGAAAACGAAGAGGTGCAGAGAGTGATCAGCACCATGCACTCCTGGCAGCAGCCAGTGCAAAGCTTTACTCCTTTGATTTTGGTGTTGTTTTTAGGTTCATTCAGTGATAGGCACAAGTGGCGCAAGCCCTTCCTGTTGATGCCTTTAGTGGGAGAGCTTTTTGGTGTAGTTG GCTGCATCATGTGCACTATATTCATGACGCAGCTCCCCCTAGAGATTCAAGGAATATCCCAAAAAATCATACCTTCCCTCCTAGGGGGACAAACCATGCTGGTGATGGCCACAACTGCCTACATCGCGGATATTAGTTCAGTAAAAATGCGAACATTACGCCTGGGAGTTGTGCAAATAGTGATCAGTGTAGTGTTACCCACGGTGCAATCATTCAGCGGGATTTTGTTTGTGAAAGCCGGGTATTTGAGTGTCTTAACTGTTTCTGCGGTACTGCATTTCACAGCGTTATTATATGGAGCGTTATGGATTAAAGAGACTCAGAAGGATCGATCGAAAAAGTTTGAGTGGTGCGTGTTGGTGGACATGTTCGATCCTGAGCATGCGAAAGAGACTTTTAAATTGCTATTGCGGAAAAAGGGGGAAGAGAATGATAGGTTGTTGGTTTGGCTGCTGGTTTTGATGGCATTTTTGCAGAGAGCTGCATTTGATG GGGAAAGCaatgttctatttttataCACCCAAAACGTCTTTCAATGGACACCATTAGAGTACAGCTACTTCTTAACTGTTAACTCCCTAGTAGCCCTCGGAGGGCACCTCTTTGGAGTTCCATTATTCACCAAGGTGTTCCACTTCAGTGATTCAATTATACTTCTAATTGCCATAGCTAATAAAATTGTCACAAACATCTTTTTCGGTTTGGCCGAAACTCCTCAATTATTTTATGCTG GTGTGGCCGTTAGTGCTGTTACCAGAATGTACAGAACTGCCAAAAAATCTTTAGCCACTAAAATTGTGGCTAAAAATGATGTAGGAAAGGCTCAGTCGCTGTTGGGGATTTGCGATGTTTTAGCACCTGCGGCGTTTGTCCcgatttacaataaaataatctatTTTAAAACCTTGAATACATTTCCTgctacatttttctttttcagcatttttctGTACGGTGTGTGTGCCTGTTTTGTAGT GGCGATATATATAAggatttttgggaaaaaagaTATTAGTATTGTTCCTCCACACCCAGAGAACCCAACAATCTTTAACGAGAAAGTGATAGAAACAATTCACTTGTGa
- the LOC136339747 gene encoding probable peptidoglycan muropeptide transporter SLC46 isoform X1: MCAEKLKIPKRTFKDKIKRLKEVITVEPLIACYQMALFVSKPALDNLEFEKACKVNLSYDSDICKAILSGNYSQHKSENEEVQRVISTMHSWQQPVQSFTPLILVLFLGSFSDRHKWRKPFLLMPLVGELFGVVGCIMCTIFMTQLPLEIQGISQKIIPSLLGGQTMLVMATTAYIADISSVKMRTLRLGVVQIVISVVLPTVQSFSGILFVKAGYLSVLTVSAVLHFTALLYGALWIKETQKDRSKKFEWCVLVDMFDPEHAKETFKLLLRKKGEENDRLLVWLLVLMAFLQRAAFDGESNVLFLYTQNVFQWTPLEYSYFLTVNSLVALGGHLFGVPLFTKVFHFSDSIILLIAIANKIVTNIFFGLAETPQLFYAGKINIFYNIAAKLDAFVLGVAVSAVTRMYRTAKKSLATKIVAKNDVGKAQSLLGICDVLAPAAFVPIYNKIIYFKTLNTFPATFFFFSIFLYGVCACFVVAIYIRIFGKKDISIVPPHPENPTIFNEKVIETIHL, translated from the exons ATGTGTGCGGAAAAGCTGAAAATCCCTAAACGCACTTTTAAGGACAAAATCAAACGCCTGAAAGAAGTGATCACCGTGGAGCCTTTGATCGCCTGCTACCAAATGGCTTTGTTTGTTTCAAAACCGGCTTTGGACAATTTGGAGTTTGAAAAAGCGTGCAA GGTCAATCTGAGCTACGATTCGGACATCTGCAAGGCAATACTCAGTGGAAACTACTCGCAGCACAAATCAGAAAACGAAGAGGTGCAGAGAGTGATCAGCACCATGCACTCCTGGCAGCAGCCAGTGCAAAGCTTTACTCCTTTGATTTTGGTGTTGTTTTTAGGTTCATTCAGTGATAGGCACAAGTGGCGCAAGCCCTTCCTGTTGATGCCTTTAGTGGGAGAGCTTTTTGGTGTAGTTG GCTGCATCATGTGCACTATATTCATGACGCAGCTCCCCCTAGAGATTCAAGGAATATCCCAAAAAATCATACCTTCCCTCCTAGGGGGACAAACCATGCTGGTGATGGCCACAACTGCCTACATCGCGGATATTAGTTCAGTAAAAATGCGAACATTACGCCTGGGAGTTGTGCAAATAGTGATCAGTGTAGTGTTACCCACGGTGCAATCATTCAGCGGGATTTTGTTTGTGAAAGCCGGGTATTTGAGTGTCTTAACTGTTTCTGCGGTACTGCATTTCACAGCGTTATTATATGGAGCGTTATGGATTAAAGAGACTCAGAAGGATCGATCGAAAAAGTTTGAGTGGTGCGTGTTGGTGGACATGTTCGATCCTGAGCATGCGAAAGAGACTTTTAAATTGCTATTGCGGAAAAAGGGGGAAGAGAATGATAGGTTGTTGGTTTGGCTGCTGGTTTTGATGGCATTTTTGCAGAGAGCTGCATTTGATG GGGAAAGCaatgttctatttttataCACCCAAAACGTCTTTCAATGGACACCATTAGAGTACAGCTACTTCTTAACTGTTAACTCCCTAGTAGCCCTCGGAGGGCACCTCTTTGGAGTTCCATTATTCACCAAGGTGTTCCACTTCAGTGATTCAATTATACTTCTAATTGCCATAGCTAATAAAATTGTCACAAACATCTTTTTCGGTTTGGCCGAAACTCCTCAATTATTTTATGCTGGTAagattaacatattttataatatagcTGCTAAACTAGACGCATTTGTATTAGGTGTGGCCGTTAGTGCTGTTACCAGAATGTACAGAACTGCCAAAAAATCTTTAGCCACTAAAATTGTGGCTAAAAATGATGTAGGAAAGGCTCAGTCGCTGTTGGGGATTTGCGATGTTTTAGCACCTGCGGCGTTTGTCCcgatttacaataaaataatctatTTTAAAACCTTGAATACATTTCCTgctacatttttctttttcagcatttttctGTACGGTGTGTGTGCCTGTTTTGTAGT GGCGATATATATAAggatttttgggaaaaaagaTATTAGTATTGTTCCTCCACACCCAGAGAACCCAACAATCTTTAACGAGAAAGTGATAGAAACAATTCACTTGTGa